In the genome of Bacillus thuringiensis, the window GAGCTTGCAACTCCTTCAGAAAAAAATTGATGAAAAATTCCACGGGAAAGTTAGTACTTTCATCTCAGCAGAACAATGTTTAGATGTAATGCCACCGAATGTTAGTAAAGGCTCTGCCATTTCTGTTTTATTAAATGAGTTTCAAATAAAACCTGAGGAAATTGCTTGTATAGGGGATTCTTACAATGATATTCCTATGTTTTCTTTAACTCCTCACAGTTTTGCTATGTCGCAAGCAGATGATGCAGTAAAAAAACACGCTCACTATGTAGTAAATCACGTCAAAGATGCTGTTAACCACGTAATTGCTCATAATAAAAATACGACTCATTCCTTATAAGGATGAGTCGTATTTTTATTTCTTTACATGTTATCCATTTTCATTTCCACTGTACTTCACAAACTGAAATATACTATTTGTTACGTGCGATATTCGTAATAAATTTATAACGATCTCCACGATAAATACATTTCACGTACTCTAGCGGTATCTCACCTTCTGAATATGACCATTGACGCATTACAAGTACAGGCGCCTTTTTAGGAATATGCAGATGTTCAGCTTCATTTTCCGTCGCAACAGAAGCTTCAATTGACTGAGTAGCGCTAACAAGTTTAAAGCCCAGTTTTTTCTCTAAATGTTCATATAAAGATTGTTGCAATATCTCTTCGTTAATATCTTTTACAAGAGCTGGCGACAAATATGTCGTCTCAAAAGCAATCGGTTCATCATCAGCTAAGCGAATACGCCTCACTTCATAAACCGATTCCCCCTCCTGTATTCTCAACCGGTCTGCTATTTTAGCAGTAGCTGGAACTAGGCGGAAACTAAGTAATTGACTACTTGGGTTCATTCCACGAGAAATCATATCTTCTGTGAATCCCGTCATTCCTTGCAATTTTTGTTCCACTTTCGGAAGTTGGACAAATGTTCCAATTCCACGCTTCCGATATAAATAGCCTTGTTCCACTAAATTATTAATCGCCTGTCTGATTGTCATACGACTCACTTCGAACTTATCACAAAGTTCATTCTCAGATGGGATTTTATCTCCCGGCTTCCATTCGCCGTCCTCAATTAGCTGTTTCACCCACTCTTGAATCTGATAATAGATCGGAAATGGTGAATACTTGTCGATGTTCATCAGCAATCGCCTCACTGCATAAAGATAGAGCTTCTTGATCTGCGATTACGGTTACATTCGGATGACGTTGTAAAACTGTTGCCGGACACTCTTCACTATATTCACCTTGCAATAATTCTTTAACAGCTTCTGCCTTTTTAGCTCCCATAGCTACAAGTAGAACTTGTTTCGCTTTCATAATGCTTCCAATTCCCATTGTAATCGCATGAGTTGGCACATCTTCTTCTTTTTCGAAGAAGCGAAGGTTTGCTTGGCGTGTAGATTCTGTTAATTCAACAATGTTCGTTGGAGAATTAAACGGTGTTCCTGGCTCGTTAAATCCGATGTGACCGTTTTCACCGATTCCAAGAATCTGTAGGTCAACTGGGTTAGCAGTTAGAATGCCCTCGTAACGTTTGCACTCTTCCTCTAAATCACTTGCCATCCCGTTTGGTACATAAGTTTGTTTAAATGGAAGATGATCAAACAACTGTTCTTGCATGAAATAGTGATAGCTGTTTTTATCTTCATGTGGTAAATTTACGTACTCATCTAAGTTTACAGTGGTTACACGGCTTGTATCAAGTTTATTTTTTCGCATTTCTGCATAAATACCTAATGGAGAGCTTCCTGTAGCCATTCCTAATGTTGGATTTTCTTTTGTTTTTACAACTTCTTCGATTAATTTATAACCTGCTTCTGCTAGTTCTTCTGGAGTTTTTACAACAAGAATATTCATTTAATTACTTCCCTTCCTTCATATGAATTCCTAAACGAACCGTATCATATACATGTAAATCTTCATTCATCACAACAAAGTCTGCATCTTTTCCTACCGATAATGCACCTTTATTATTTAATCCAAACTCTTCTGCTTGGTTAACTGATGTCATCAGTACTGCATCTTCGATTGAACAACCTGTAAATTCAATTACATTTCGGAAAGCTTGATCCATTTTTAGAATACTACCAGCTAACGTTCCATCTTCTAATCGAGCACTACCATCTTTTACATGTACTGGCTGTCCGCCAAGCTCATATAATCCATCTTCAAGACCTTTTGCGCGCATTGCGTCAGTAATAACACTTACTTTTTTCGGTCCTTTTAACTTATATGCTAATTTCACCATATCAGGGTGAATATGAATACCATCTGTAATTACTTCAACCATTACATCTGGATTTAATAACACATGACCAACAACTCCTGGCTCACGGTGATGTAATCCACGCATTTGATTGTATAAATGTGTCGCATGTGTAATCTTTCTATTTTTTAGTTGCGCATCAATTGCATCTGTATGCCCCATTGTGCCAACTACACCAGTTTCAGCAAGATATTGTTCAAACTCTAATGCTCCCTCTTCTTCTGGTGCATATGTTACTAATTTAATTAAATTCCCACTTGCTTCTTGCCATTGTTTAAATTGCTCAATATTTGCAGGAACGATATGTTCAAGTGGTTGTGCACCTGCACGTTTCTTTGAAACATAAGGTCCTTCTAAGTGAATATATTCGAAATGTGCTCCTTTTTCTTTTGCTTCTTTCGCAGCGGTTAGCGCTGCTTCAATTGCCTCTGGAGCTTGTGTCATTGTTGTTGGGAAGTAAGTTGTAACCCCTTCTTTTAACATTTCTTTACCTAGAGTTACTAACCCATCGCTATTTGCATCCATCGCATCAATATCGTATCCACCATGAATATGAACATCGATCATACCTGGAATTACAATCTTCCCTGTAGCATCAAAAACAGTTTCATTTTCTTGTGGTACATATTGAGCCATCAAACCAATTTCTTTAATGGTTTCTGCGTAACGGATAAATCCGTTTTCCACTATTTCTTGACCTGTGTAAATTTTGGCATTGATGACAATTTGCGTTTTCATTTTCATCGATCCTTTCCCATGAAATACCTACTTGTTATTATTACCTTATTCGCCTAGTTCCATCTTAATATATGCACGAGTAGTTGTCTATACATTCTAATGAAATTTCCTTTTTATTCAACAAAAAAGGAAATTTCTTACGTCCCTTATAATTATAATATATATTATTCATTTTTCCAAAAAGGGACAGTATCCACCTCTAATATAGAAATCACTTCAACAATGGCATTAACCCGCTAGACTCTAACATAACATGTTCACCATCTGTTTCTATTTCTACTGTACGTTTATTCGTTCTATATACCATTATACCGTGCCTTTTTAAGCGTTTTACTACACTTTGGTGAGGATGTCCATACGGATTACTACTCCCGTAAGACAGAATAGCAAACTGCGGCTCCACTTTTTTTATAAACGTTTCACTTGTTGAAGTATACGAGCCGTGATGCCCCACTTTTAAAACATCTGCATGTACATCAAATTGTTTTAATATTTCATGTTCTGTCCTTACATCCGCGTCACCCATTAATAAAAAATCCGCTTTTCCATATCGTACCTTTAAAACAATTGAGGATTCATTATTTTCATCTTTTGATTTCCCATTGTTTAATACCTGTATAGAAACATGTGGATCCAGCGGTATATATTGCCCTTCCTTTACTGAAACGAAAGGTATCCCTCTTTTTTTAATATTATTCCGATATGTATGATAAGTAAGAGAACTATATGTTTTTCCGCTATCTAATATAAGCGATACCGGCATTTGCTCTACAATTGGAATTAACCCCCCTATATGATCCATATCGGGATGCGTACTGACAATTACATCTAAATGATTAATCCCTTTCTCAATTAATTTCTGAATAATAACCTCTCCTGCTTCATAAGGTCCACCATCAATTAACATTGTTTGTCCGTTTGGCATTATGATAAGTGTTGCATCACCTTGCCCCACTTTTAAAAAGCTCACTTTCATTTTACTAAGATGTTGCCGATGCATATGTAAAGGAGACGTAGTATGAATGGACATCATATACCTTTTAGCTGATGCGCTATTTAAAGAAAAACATAATAAAACAGAAACTAATAGTAGAATAATCCGCATACCTCTCATAACTCGTCTCCTTTTTTCATTTAGTATGGCACTGTAAATAATTGATATACAAAAAAAGCTTAGCAAAATGCTAAGCTTTTATTTCGATATCTCTTGTAAGGAACCGAAGAATAAATCCGCTTCATTCATTTGTTCATTCTCTTCAGAAAGCGGCGGTAAATCATCTAATGTTTTCAATCCAAATGTGTCCAAAAATTCTTTTGTTGTTCCGTATAAAATAGGACGCCCTGGTCCTTCTGCTCTTCCCATTTCTTTTATAAGTAAATGTGAAACCAACGTTTGTAACGCCTTATCGGTTTTAACTCCTCTAATCTCTTCCATTTCAGTCCTTGTGATTGGTTGACGATATGCAACAATCGCTAACGTTTCGAGGGCAGCTTGTGAGAGTGAAGCAGCTGTTGGTGTATCTATTAATTTTTGATAATATGAAGCATGTTCTTTCTTTGTAGCAAAACGATATACTTTTGCATACTGTACAATTTGCAAACCACGGTTTGCACCTTCACATTCTTGTTGCATTTCTTCTAAAATATTAATTACTTCATTCATTTCAATTTCAAGAACTTTCGCTATTTGTTCTGGATAAATCCCTTCATCACCAGAAACAAATAAAAGGCCTTCAATAATTGACTTTTGTTCTTTCCTATCCATTTCACGAGCTCCTTCCTTCTATTTTCCCATAAAAATACACATCAAAAAACCGAATCACAATCAATGCGTTCGGTTCAATATTTTTTCTCTTGTTCCAAACGATACATTAAACCATAGCATGAAATAAAGTGTTTCTATCCCAATTTCACATACTTGCTCTATGCAGATTTATTAGAGCTTGATACGAAAATTTCATCAAAATTATGTTCTTGCTCAATTATGATTTGTTGATTTTTCATAAGTTCCAGAACTGCTAAAAATGTTACAACCATTATTTCACGTTCATCATCAACAAACAAATCATAAAAACTTTGGCGACCACCCTTTATTTTTAACTGCTTTAAAATATCAGTCATTCGCTGTTCAATTGGTATTTCTTGACGAGTAATACGTGTTGTTACAGGTTTCTTTGCCTTTTTACGGCGCATTAATTTTTGAAATGCCGCTAGCATATCATATAACGTAACATCAAGAGGCAAGTTTGTCTCTTCTTCTTGTTGCAACGATGTAAAGTCAATTGGTGGACGTGTATATAGCTGTGCTCTTTCTTGTTCTCTTTCTTTTAACTCAGTAGCAACTTGCTTATATTTCTTATATTCAATTAACCTCTCCATCAATTCTTGACGAGGATCATCTATAAAATCATCACCGTTATCAAGTACATCTTCTTCATGTTTCGGCAACAACATTTTACTTTTAATTTGTAATAACGTTGCGGCCATTACTAAATACTCACTTGCAACATCTAATTGAAGTTCTTTCATCGTATGCACATAAGATAAATATTGCTCTGTAATATCCGCTACAGGAATATTATATATATCAATTTCATAACGATGTATTAAATGTAACAATAGATCTAAAGGCCCTTCAAAAGCCTCTACTTTAAAATTATATTGCACAAAGCATCCCACCACATTTTTTCTATAACAACATAAGTATAGAGCATACTCATGTTCTATCCAACCTTTTTAAGAAATTTAATTAAAAATAGACCGATGCCTATGTCATCATGCCCACCACTTCATATGATAACAGTGTAGTAAGAACAATGTAGGAGGTCAAAAAACTATGGGTCACGTTGATTGTGGTTTTAGCGGTGGGTTCGCATTACTTGTTGTACTGTTTATTTTACTAATTATTGTAGGAGCAGCTTGCTTCTGCTAATATGAACAATAACGGCTAGGGGGAAATCTCCTAGTCGTTTATTGTTCATATTTCTATGATACACTTATATGTATAACCATTAGATAGGGGCGAGAAAACATGTATCCTACCGAATACATACAATTTTTAATTCATTTCCAAGGAGATTACGACTATTTTGAATGCCACGAAATACTAGAAGAGTACTGGAAGACAAAACCAAGAGGAAATCGTGACCATTACTTAGTGGGTCTCATTCAAATTGCAGTTTCTTTGTACCACCAAAGGCGTGCTAACTGGAATGGCTCCACAAAAATGATGAAAAGCGCAATCACAATTTTAGAAAAAAGCAGTGTGCCTTTACAACGTTTAGGAATTAATCAAGTACAACTTCTTTTCTTGCTCAATGAAAGATTGCAATCTATCCATAAAAAAGAACGTTTTGTACCTTTATTTTTACCCTTATCAGATCCATCGTTAGAGAAGCAGTGTATAGAGTTATGTCAAAAACAAAACCTCTCTTGGAAAGACTTGAATGCTATCCCAGGTGAATATATTATACACAAGCATACTTTGCGTGATCGCACAGAGGTCATTACTGAACGAAACGAACAATTACAAAAAAGAAAGCAGAGATAATAAACTACTTATCCCTGCTCTCACGAATGTATATTTTGTTCTAGCCCTTTACATTTTTCGCAAAAACTTGCTGTTTGCTCATTTCCGCAAATTGTAAACTCAAGAAATTTACTCTTTAACTCTTGAACCATCTTCGTTCCAATCCCCACATGACGATGAGACGGATTTACACTTAAATGCTGAATTTCTAATACTTGATTCTCTTTTTTTACAATCCCCATTATTCCAACAAAATCTTCATTTTGTTTCCACAAATACAATTGCCAATCATCTTTTGCTTCATATTCTTTCATTGTCAATTGTAATGTTTTTACATCTTTTTCAGTTGGCATAAACGAAAGAAGCCCCATTGCAATTTTTTCATAACTTTTTTTAAAACGAATTAACATAACCCTTATCCCTTCTTACAAAAGTTACAAACTAGTAATCCCCTCAATCACTCTTTTCATATCACATTCATTTTACAATATTTTCAACAGAGTGAGAAGAGTCTAAAACAACTTGATAATCATACAAAGCGAAAAGAAGAAAGTCAAATCTATGTTTCAGCACTATTCTTTTAATAAATAGAGTTAAAAAAATAAAATTTTATATGGAATGAAAAGAAACATATCATTCAACATCACTTCATTAATAGTTACCCTAAAACAGCACAATTCTAGCACAATTAATATAACAAAAAATATTTGTTGAAACATATAATGTATTGTATTCTATGTAATTTGTTAAAGGTTTGTTCTCACAAGCAATATATTTTAGCAACAATACTACTTGTATGATGCTGTTGAAGAAGTACTCAATCTCATTAAAAATAAAAAAGAGAGCAAAAGCTCTCTTTTTCCTTACCTTATTCTTCCCAAACTTTAACTTCTTTCATTACATCGCCTTGACGCATTTTTAATACTGTTTCAATACCGCTTGTTGCTTTACCAAATACAGTATGAACGCCATCTAAATGTGGCTGTGGCTCATGAACAACAAAGAATTGGCTACCGCCTGTGTTACGGCCAGCGTGAGCCATAGAAAGTGATCCTACAAGGTGTCTATGAGGGTTTCCATCAGTTTCACATGGAATAGAGTAACCTGGACCACCAGCACCTGTACCTGTTGGGTCTCCACCTTGGCTTACGAAGCCAGGAATAACACGGTGGAATGTAACACCGTCATAAAATCCTTGCTCTGCTAATTTTTTAAAGTTTTCTACTGTTTTTGGCGCTTCTTCTGGGAAAAATTCCAATTCGATTTTTTCACCGTTTTCCATTAATATGTATCCTAAAGTTTTCATATGTATATGTCTCCTTTCAACTATCTCAGCACTATATTACCACATTCATGACTAGAAACAAAAAGAATCCGACAATCTAGATACTTCTTTTTTGAAATGTGGAAAAAGCTAGGTGACAAATAAGAAATATATACTATAATAACTTTGTTGCCCGAAAATTTTAGAAAGAGAAAGGGAGCGGTTTTTCGTGAAAACGAAATTATTAGCTCTGCTATTAGCTGTAACGGTATTTATGATGCCAACAGCTTCATTTGCAGACATCATCGAGGGAGAATCAATTGTTACACTAGGAGAGAACTTATCCGAACAACAAAAACAAGATCTGTTAAAAGAAATGAAAGCACCGAAAGATGCTACAATTATTACTGTATCTAATGCGGAAGAACATAAATTTCTAGAAGGCATTGTTCCAAAAGCACAAATTGGTACGAGAGCAATTTCTTCTTCTATGATTACATACACAAAACCAGGATCTGGTCTTATTGTACGATCAAAGAACATTAACTGGGTAACAGATGCAATGTACACTAACGCTTTGATTACAGCAGGTGTAAAAGATGCAGAAATTCAAATTACTGCACCTTTTAAAGTTTCAGGAACTGCAGCTTTAACTGGATTAATGAAAGCATATGAAACAGCTTCCAATAAACCAATTCCGGAAGAAGTTAAAAAAGTAGCGAATGAAGAAATGGTACAAACAGCCCAGCTTGGTGATAAAATTGGTGAAGAAAAAGCAGTTCAACTTGTTGCAAAAATTAAAGAAGAAATTGCAAAAGAACAGCCAAAAACAACAGAAGATTTACGTTCATTAATAAAGAAAATTGCGGATCAACTCGGCATTACATTAACAGATGAACAGTTAGATAACTTAGTAGCGTTATTTGATAAAATGAAAAATCTTAATATCGATTGGAATCAAGTTGGTAGTCAATTAAACAAAGCAAAAGAACACGTTTCTGCCTTTTTAGGATCTGAAGAAGGACAAAGTTTTCTAGATAAAGTGAAAGATTTCTTCTCAAGTATCATTGATTTTGTTAAATCTTTATTCAAGTAAAAAAGAAGCCCGCCAGTGACGGGCTTCTTTTTTATACAAGTAACGGTAATTTCA includes:
- a CDS encoding DUF309 domain-containing protein; its protein translation is MYPTEYIQFLIHFQGDYDYFECHEILEEYWKTKPRGNRDHYLVGLIQIAVSLYHQRRANWNGSTKMMKSAITILEKSSVPLQRLGINQVQLLFLLNERLQSIHKKERFVPLFLPLSDPSLEKQCIELCQKQNLSWKDLNAIPGEYIIHKHTLRDRTEVITERNEQLQKRKQR
- a CDS encoding DUF1002 domain-containing protein, encoding MKTKLLALLLAVTVFMMPTASFADIIEGESIVTLGENLSEQQKQDLLKEMKAPKDATIITVSNAEEHKFLEGIVPKAQIGTRAISSSMITYTKPGSGLIVRSKNINWVTDAMYTNALITAGVKDAEIQITAPFKVSGTAALTGLMKAYETASNKPIPEEVKKVANEEMVQTAQLGDKIGEEKAVQLVAKIKEEIAKEQPKTTEDLRSLIKKIADQLGITLTDEQLDNLVALFDKMKNLNIDWNQVGSQLNKAKEHVSAFLGSEEGQSFLDKVKDFFSSIIDFVKSLFK
- the scpA gene encoding segregation/condensation protein A; amino-acid sequence: MQYNFKVEAFEGPLDLLLHLIHRYEIDIYNIPVADITEQYLSYVHTMKELQLDVASEYLVMAATLLQIKSKMLLPKHEEDVLDNGDDFIDDPRQELMERLIEYKKYKQVATELKEREQERAQLYTRPPIDFTSLQQEEETNLPLDVTLYDMLAAFQKLMRRKKAKKPVTTRITRQEIPIEQRMTDILKQLKIKGGRQSFYDLFVDDEREIMVVTFLAVLELMKNQQIIIEQEHNFDEIFVSSSNKSA
- a CDS encoding peptidylprolyl isomerase, whose translation is MKTLGYILMENGEKIELEFFPEEAPKTVENFKKLAEQGFYDGVTFHRVIPGFVSQGGDPTGTGAGGPGYSIPCETDGNPHRHLVGSLSMAHAGRNTGGSQFFVVHEPQPHLDGVHTVFGKATSGIETVLKMRQGDVMKEVKVWEE
- a CDS encoding YjcZ family sporulation protein; translated protein: MGHVDCGFSGGFALLVVLFILLIIVGAACFC
- the ribT gene encoding GNAT family N-acetyltransferase RibT, whose translation is MLIRFKKSYEKIAMGLLSFMPTEKDVKTLQLTMKEYEAKDDWQLYLWKQNEDFVGIMGIVKKENQVLEIQHLSVNPSHRHVGIGTKMVQELKSKFLEFTICGNEQTASFCEKCKGLEQNIHS
- the nagA gene encoding N-acetylglucosamine-6-phosphate deacetylase, with the translated sequence MKTQIVINAKIYTGQEIVENGFIRYAETIKEIGLMAQYVPQENETVFDATGKIVIPGMIDVHIHGGYDIDAMDANSDGLVTLGKEMLKEGVTTYFPTTMTQAPEAIEAALTAAKEAKEKGAHFEYIHLEGPYVSKKRAGAQPLEHIVPANIEQFKQWQEASGNLIKLVTYAPEEEGALEFEQYLAETGVVGTMGHTDAIDAQLKNRKITHATHLYNQMRGLHHREPGVVGHVLLNPDVMVEVITDGIHIHPDMVKLAYKLKGPKKVSVITDAMRAKGLEDGLYELGGQPVHVKDGSARLEDGTLAGSILKMDQAFRNVIEFTGCSIEDAVLMTSVNQAEEFGLNNKGALSVGKDADFVVMNEDLHVYDTVRLGIHMKEGK
- the nagB gene encoding glucosamine-6-phosphate deaminase, with translation MNILVVKTPEELAEAGYKLIEEVVKTKENPTLGMATGSSPLGIYAEMRKNKLDTSRVTTVNLDEYVNLPHEDKNSYHYFMQEQLFDHLPFKQTYVPNGMASDLEEECKRYEGILTANPVDLQILGIGENGHIGFNEPGTPFNSPTNIVELTESTRQANLRFFEKEEDVPTHAITMGIGSIMKAKQVLLVAMGAKKAEAVKELLQGEYSEECPATVLQRHPNVTVIADQEALSLCSEAIADEHRQVFTISDLLSDSRVGETAN
- a CDS encoding ComEC/Rec2 family competence protein, translating into MRGMRIILLLVSVLLCFSLNSASAKRYMMSIHTTSPLHMHRQHLSKMKVSFLKVGQGDATLIIMPNGQTMLIDGGPYEAGEVIIQKLIEKGINHLDVIVSTHPDMDHIGGLIPIVEQMPVSLILDSGKTYSSLTYHTYRNNIKKRGIPFVSVKEGQYIPLDPHVSIQVLNNGKSKDENNESSIVLKVRYGKADFLLMGDADVRTEHEILKQFDVHADVLKVGHHGSYTSTSETFIKKVEPQFAILSYGSSNPYGHPHQSVVKRLKRHGIMVYRTNKRTVEIETDGEHVMLESSGLMPLLK
- the scpB gene encoding segregation/condensation protein ScpB, encoding MDRKEQKSIIEGLLFVSGDEGIYPEQIAKVLEIEMNEVINILEEMQQECEGANRGLQIVQYAKVYRFATKKEHASYYQKLIDTPTAASLSQAALETLAIVAYRQPITRTEMEEIRGVKTDKALQTLVSHLLIKEMGRAEGPGRPILYGTTKEFLDTFGLKTLDDLPPLSEENEQMNEADLFFGSLQEISK
- a CDS encoding GntR family transcriptional regulator; the encoded protein is MNIDKYSPFPIYYQIQEWVKQLIEDGEWKPGDKIPSENELCDKFEVSRMTIRQAINNLVEQGYLYRKRGIGTFVQLPKVEQKLQGMTGFTEDMISRGMNPSSQLLSFRLVPATAKIADRLRIQEGESVYEVRRIRLADDEPIAFETTYLSPALVKDINEEILQQSLYEHLEKKLGFKLVSATQSIEASVATENEAEHLHIPKKAPVLVMRQWSYSEGEIPLEYVKCIYRGDRYKFITNIARNK